In Sinorhizobium mexicanum, one DNA window encodes the following:
- a CDS encoding CmpA/NrtA family ABC transporter substrate-binding protein, whose translation MHTPSTGKFAKCSLAALAAALYFGVGSFASAEMLVPEKDELKLGFIKLTDMAPLAIAYEKGFFEEEGLFVTLEPQANWKVLLDRVITGELDGAHMLAGQPLAATIGFGTKAHIVTPFSMDLNGNGITVSNEVWAMMKENIPLGDNGKPVHPIKADALKPVVDAFKAEGKPFNLGMVFPVSTHNYELRYWLAAGGIHPGFYSPENVTGQIRADALLSVTPPPQMPSTLEAGTIVGYSVGEPWNQAAVFKGIGVPVVTDYEIWKNNPEKVFGLTKEFTEKYPNTTVALTKALIRAAKWLDENNNANRAEAVEILSRSEYVGADAAVIANSMTGTFEYERGDKRDVPDFNVFFRHNATYPFYSDAIWYLTQMRRWGQIAEHKDDAWYAETAKSVYLPDIYMKAAGMLVEEGKAETGDFPFGTDGYRAPTSDFIDGVTFDAKAPNAYIDALKIGLKNGQTISGSDVVGG comes from the coding sequence ATGCACACGCCTTCTACCGGAAAATTCGCGAAGTGTTCGCTCGCCGCCTTGGCTGCTGCACTCTATTTCGGCGTCGGCTCTTTCGCGTCCGCCGAAATGCTGGTGCCCGAGAAGGACGAACTCAAGCTCGGCTTCATAAAACTTACCGACATGGCGCCTCTGGCGATCGCCTACGAGAAAGGCTTCTTCGAGGAGGAAGGGCTGTTCGTCACGCTCGAACCGCAGGCCAACTGGAAGGTACTGCTCGATCGCGTGATAACCGGCGAACTGGATGGAGCGCACATGCTCGCCGGTCAGCCACTCGCCGCCACGATCGGCTTCGGCACCAAGGCGCATATCGTGACGCCCTTCTCCATGGACCTGAACGGCAACGGCATCACCGTCTCGAACGAGGTCTGGGCGATGATGAAGGAGAATATTCCGCTCGGCGACAACGGCAAACCGGTCCACCCCATCAAGGCCGACGCCCTGAAGCCTGTCGTGGACGCGTTCAAGGCCGAGGGCAAGCCGTTCAATCTCGGCATGGTGTTTCCGGTTTCCACCCACAACTACGAGCTTCGCTATTGGCTCGCTGCCGGCGGCATCCATCCGGGGTTCTATTCGCCGGAAAACGTCACCGGACAGATCAGAGCGGACGCGCTCCTGTCCGTGACGCCGCCGCCGCAGATGCCCTCCACGCTCGAAGCCGGCACGATCGTCGGCTACAGCGTCGGCGAGCCCTGGAACCAGGCTGCGGTCTTCAAGGGTATCGGCGTTCCGGTCGTGACCGACTACGAAATCTGGAAGAATAATCCGGAAAAAGTCTTCGGTCTGACCAAGGAATTCACCGAGAAGTACCCGAACACAACGGTTGCGCTGACAAAGGCGCTCATCCGCGCTGCCAAATGGCTGGATGAGAACAACAACGCCAACAGGGCCGAGGCCGTCGAAATCCTGTCGCGCAGCGAATATGTCGGCGCCGACGCGGCCGTCATCGCAAACTCGATGACCGGCACCTTCGAATACGAGCGGGGCGACAAGCGCGACGTTCCCGACTTCAACGTCTTCTTCCGCCACAACGCCACCTATCCGTTTTACTCCGATGCCATCTGGTACCTGACGCAGATGCGCCGCTGGGGTCAGATCGCCGAGCACAAGGACGATGCCTGGTACGCGGAAACAGCAAAATCCGTCTATCTGCCTGACATCTACATGAAAGCGGCGGGGATGCTGGTCGAAGAGGGAAAGGCCGAAACGGGGGACTTCCCCTTCGGTACCGACGGTTACAGGGCGCCGACCTCCGACTTCATCGACGGCGTCACTTTCGATGCCAAGGCGCCGAACGCCTACATCGACGCGCTCAAGATCGGGCTCAAGAACGGACAGACGATTTCCGGATCGGACGTCGTCGGCGGCTGA
- a CDS encoding S1C family serine protease, protein MGFIDKEIAPVDDGALTDAYSHAIAGAVDVVGPAVSRIERVGGRAGHGSGFAVSSDGLVVTNNHVVGDSRAVRITTPDGFVTEGRVLGRDVDTDIALIRANSGVGAWARLADSKRLRRGHIAIAIGNPLGFEWTVTAGIVSALGRSMRAANGRLMDDVIQTDAALNPGNSGGPLVSSGGEVIGVNTAVIQGAQSIAFAVASNTANFVISEILRYGHVRRAYIGIAGDTIELPRRIALAAGTDRTTSVRLRRLEPGGPAERGGLREGDYILSIDGKPVGGVDDVVRLMDGERIGQATEFLIFSVAGKLEKRTLVPVARS, encoded by the coding sequence ATGGGTTTCATCGACAAGGAAATAGCGCCCGTCGACGACGGCGCGCTGACGGATGCCTATTCGCATGCAATTGCCGGCGCAGTCGACGTGGTCGGCCCGGCGGTCAGCCGCATCGAGCGGGTGGGCGGCAGGGCCGGTCATGGCTCGGGCTTCGCCGTTTCTTCCGACGGGCTGGTCGTGACGAACAATCACGTCGTTGGGGATTCCAGGGCCGTTCGCATCACGACACCGGATGGCTTCGTGACGGAAGGTCGTGTGCTTGGTCGCGACGTCGACACCGACATCGCACTCATACGAGCGAACTCGGGCGTCGGCGCCTGGGCGCGGCTGGCGGATTCGAAGCGGCTACGGCGAGGCCACATTGCCATCGCCATCGGCAATCCGCTGGGCTTCGAGTGGACCGTCACGGCGGGAATCGTCTCGGCGCTTGGTCGCTCCATGCGGGCGGCGAACGGACGCCTGATGGACGACGTGATCCAGACGGATGCCGCCCTCAATCCCGGAAATTCGGGAGGGCCGCTGGTCTCGTCGGGCGGCGAAGTGATCGGGGTCAACACCGCCGTGATCCAGGGCGCGCAGAGCATCGCCTTTGCGGTCGCCTCGAACACGGCGAATTTCGTGATTTCCGAGATCCTGAGATACGGCCACGTCAGGCGGGCCTATATCGGCATCGCCGGCGATACCATCGAACTGCCGCGCAGGATCGCCCTGGCGGCGGGAACCGACCGCACCACATCGGTCCGGTTGAGAAGGCTGGAACCCGGGGGCCCGGCCGAGCGCGGCGGTCTTCGGGAAGGCGATTATATCCTGTCGATCGACGGCAAGCCCGTCGGCGGCGTGGACGACGTCGTCAGGCTGATGGACGGCGAGAGGATCGGTCAGGCGACCGAATTCCTGATCTTTTCAGTGGCGGGCAAGCTCGAAAAGAGGACATTGGTCCCGGTCGCTCGATCGTGA
- a CDS encoding ABC transporter ATP-binding protein, with product MAILQLSDVSKSFGEGKSRNDVLSAVNLKVEEGEFIAIVGFSGSGKSTLISLLAGLTMPDRGAVLFRDKEVSGPGPERGVVFQSYSLMPWLSVRANVALAVDAVHSGKTKAERASIVQYYIEMVGLAHATERRPAELSGGMRQRVAVARALAMQPDVLLLDEPLSALDALTRSKLQDEFAEISAKEKKTIILITNDVDEAILLADRIVPLTPGPNASLGPSFEVNLPRPRDRAEMNSNAEFIRLRGAVTEYLMDLGAERTTAESGAVILPNVVPITQKLTAAKLPDAYARKARSAIEKSYVEFFEVRKVYPTPKGPLTVVDGFSLKMNRGEFISIIGHSGCGKSTVLSMMAGLNPISSGGIILDGREISGAGPDRAVVFQAPSLLPWLTARENVALGVDRVYPDATPAERRDVVEYYLQRVGLGDAMHRLAADLSNGMKQRVGIARAFALSPKLLLLDEPFGMLDSLTRWELQEVLMDVWKRTQVTAICVTHDVDEAILLADRVVMMSNGPNARIGNIMEVNLPRPRSRKELLSHPDYYAYREELLDFLEAYEGGASPAPEHLEAIRAKRAARTMLSAQTLKKQAAE from the coding sequence GTGGCAATTCTTCAACTGAGCGATGTCTCGAAATCCTTCGGCGAGGGGAAGTCGCGCAACGACGTCCTGTCGGCCGTAAACCTCAAGGTCGAGGAAGGCGAGTTCATTGCCATCGTCGGTTTTTCCGGCTCGGGAAAATCGACGCTGATTTCCCTCCTCGCCGGCCTGACGATGCCGGATCGCGGCGCGGTGCTCTTTCGCGACAAGGAAGTGTCAGGTCCAGGACCGGAGCGCGGCGTCGTCTTCCAATCCTATTCGCTGATGCCCTGGCTCTCGGTCCGCGCCAATGTCGCGCTTGCCGTCGATGCAGTGCATTCCGGCAAGACCAAAGCCGAAAGGGCGAGCATCGTTCAGTACTATATCGAGATGGTCGGTCTCGCCCACGCGACGGAGCGCCGGCCTGCGGAGCTCTCGGGTGGCATGCGCCAGCGCGTCGCCGTGGCGAGGGCGCTGGCAATGCAGCCCGACGTGCTGCTGCTCGACGAGCCGCTCTCGGCACTCGACGCGCTCACCCGCTCGAAGCTGCAGGACGAGTTCGCCGAGATCTCGGCGAAGGAAAAGAAGACCATCATCCTCATCACCAACGACGTCGACGAGGCGATCCTGCTTGCCGACAGGATCGTTCCATTGACGCCCGGTCCGAATGCTTCGCTCGGGCCGAGCTTCGAGGTGAACCTGCCGCGCCCGCGCGACCGGGCGGAAATGAACTCGAATGCCGAGTTCATCCGTCTTCGCGGCGCCGTCACCGAATATCTGATGGATCTGGGCGCCGAACGAACGACGGCGGAAAGCGGCGCCGTCATCTTGCCCAACGTCGTGCCGATCACGCAGAAGCTTACCGCCGCCAAGCTGCCGGATGCCTATGCCCGAAAGGCGCGTTCCGCGATCGAGAAGAGCTACGTCGAGTTTTTCGAGGTCCGAAAGGTCTATCCGACGCCGAAAGGTCCGCTGACGGTGGTCGACGGCTTCAGCCTCAAAATGAACAGGGGCGAATTCATCTCGATCATCGGCCATTCGGGATGCGGCAAGTCGACCGTCCTGTCGATGATGGCGGGCCTCAACCCGATCTCTTCCGGCGGCATCATCCTCGACGGACGGGAAATTTCCGGCGCCGGCCCGGATCGCGCGGTGGTTTTCCAGGCGCCCTCCCTGCTTCCCTGGCTGACCGCCCGCGAAAACGTCGCGCTCGGCGTCGACCGGGTCTATCCCGACGCGACGCCGGCGGAGCGCCGCGACGTCGTCGAATATTACCTGCAGCGCGTCGGCCTCGGCGATGCGATGCATCGGCTTGCCGCGGATCTGTCGAACGGCATGAAGCAGCGCGTCGGCATCGCCAGGGCTTTCGCGCTGTCGCCCAAGCTGCTCCTCCTCGACGAACCTTTCGGCATGCTCGACAGCCTCACGCGCTGGGAACTGCAGGAAGTGCTGATGGACGTGTGGAAGCGGACGCAGGTGACGGCGATCTGCGTCACGCACGACGTCGACGAGGCGATCCTGCTCGCGGATCGGGTGGTGATGATGTCGAACGGCCCGAACGCGCGGATCGGCAACATCATGGAGGTGAACCTGCCGCGGCCTCGCTCGCGCAAGGAACTCCTGTCGCATCCCGACTACTACGCCTACCGCGAGGAACTCCTGGACTTCCTCGAGGCCTACGAAG
- a CDS encoding ANTAR domain-containing response regulator, with protein MTRRDLTILVIDENAIRASIIEEGLRDAGHNRVSIVHDVHGVGRVIERLQPDVIVIDLENPNRDLLESMFQLSRSVKRPIAMFVDRSDSSMIEAAIDAGVSAYVVDGLRQERVKPILDMAISRFNAFSRMERELAEARSELADRKVIDRAKGILMKSRGIGEEEAYKLLRTTAMNQNRKLAEIAQSLVLAAGLLEDL; from the coding sequence ATGACCCGCCGCGACCTGACCATTCTTGTGATTGACGAGAACGCCATCCGCGCCTCGATCATCGAGGAAGGCTTGCGCGATGCCGGCCACAACCGCGTGAGCATCGTGCACGATGTCCATGGTGTCGGACGGGTGATCGAACGGTTGCAACCGGATGTGATCGTCATTGATCTCGAAAATCCCAACCGCGATTTGCTGGAGAGCATGTTCCAGCTCTCTCGCTCGGTTAAGCGGCCGATCGCCATGTTCGTTGATCGGTCCGACAGCAGCATGATCGAGGCGGCGATCGATGCTGGCGTCTCGGCCTATGTCGTCGACGGACTGCGGCAGGAGCGCGTGAAACCGATCCTCGACATGGCGATCAGCCGTTTCAACGCCTTTTCGCGCATGGAGCGCGAACTGGCGGAGGCACGCAGCGAGCTTGCGGACCGCAAGGTGATCGACCGTGCCAAGGGCATCCTGATGAAGTCGCGCGGCATCGGCGAGGAAGAGGCCTACAAGCTACTGCGCACGACCGCGATGAACCAGAACCGCAAGTTAGCCGAAATCGCACAAAGCCTGGTGCTGGCGGCGGGATTGCTGGAGGACCTGTAA
- a CDS encoding YcaO-like family protein, translating into MSESIRYSDRICAAETTFGRIEPLLPEFGITRLARLTGLDCIGIPVWNAVSPNSTSLVINQGKGITDIDAKVSAAMEALERAVACAPRVPTRVARRGDLLAEGDQALSLPGLIASARADLGDDEPIRWVLGRNLDGGAPTWVPLEAALLDRTVENCRFWQSSDGLASGNTETEATLHGLLERIERDAEVLWRLTPLATRLRRCVAPQALGDPVLDAMAVRFAAAELELRLFDITSDVGIPSFTAVVAGKDILTAKAPLFHHVTVGHGAHPNAVRAAIRAVTEAAQSRLTYISGARDDVYPETFVRPLPQLTQKLFEAVPQAPTRVDATPTGGPDALLSFVLQRLREAGIGTVISVPLLGDGLPFAVVKVFAPDLENPDGERKRRFGTRALSWALEVA; encoded by the coding sequence ATGTCCGAGTCAATCCGCTATTCCGATCGGATCTGCGCCGCCGAAACAACCTTCGGCCGGATCGAGCCGCTTTTGCCGGAGTTCGGCATCACGCGGCTCGCGCGGCTGACCGGGCTGGATTGCATCGGCATACCGGTCTGGAATGCCGTGTCCCCGAATTCGACGTCGCTGGTTATCAATCAGGGCAAGGGTATAACCGACATCGACGCAAAGGTCTCGGCCGCCATGGAGGCGCTCGAGCGCGCCGTCGCATGCGCGCCGCGCGTACCGACGAGGGTTGCGCGCCGCGGGGATCTGTTGGCCGAAGGCGATCAGGCCCTGTCTCTGCCGGGGCTGATCGCCAGCGCGCGAGCCGATCTTGGCGACGACGAGCCGATCCGGTGGGTTCTCGGGCGCAACCTTGACGGAGGTGCGCCGACATGGGTTCCGCTGGAGGCCGCCCTGCTCGACAGGACGGTCGAGAACTGCCGGTTCTGGCAATCGTCCGATGGCCTCGCCTCCGGCAACACCGAGACGGAAGCGACGCTGCATGGGCTCTTGGAACGGATCGAACGGGACGCGGAGGTGCTGTGGCGCCTCACGCCGTTGGCAACGAGGCTTCGACGCTGCGTCGCACCGCAGGCGCTCGGCGATCCGGTGCTCGATGCGATGGCCGTGAGGTTTGCCGCAGCCGAACTCGAACTGCGCCTTTTCGACATCACCAGCGATGTCGGCATACCGAGCTTCACCGCGGTCGTGGCCGGGAAAGACATCCTCACGGCGAAGGCGCCGCTTTTCCACCATGTCACGGTCGGACACGGGGCACATCCGAATGCGGTCAGAGCGGCCATCCGCGCGGTGACCGAAGCGGCCCAATCGAGGCTCACCTATATCAGCGGCGCGCGCGACGATGTCTATCCGGAGACCTTCGTTCGTCCTTTGCCGCAGCTGACGCAAAAACTGTTCGAGGCTGTGCCGCAAGCGCCGACGCGCGTCGATGCCACCCCGACGGGGGGACCAGACGCGCTGTTGTCTTTCGTCCTGCAGCGGCTGCGGGAGGCTGGCATCGGGACCGTCATTTCCGTGCCCTTGCTCGGCGATGGCCTGCCCTTTGCGGTTGTGAAAGTGTTCGCGCCGGACCTGGAAAACCCGGACGGCGAGCGCAAGCGCCGCTTCGGCACACGGGCGCTTTCCTGGGCATTGGAGGTGGCATGA
- a CDS encoding TfuA-like protein, whose protein sequence is MKIVFVGPTVPDARELAGAAFAVDPPAMQGDILRAARAGATVIGLVDGNFEHVAPVWHKEILFALSQGVRVFGAASMGALRAAECAPFGMVGIGEIYRQYAAGELTDDSDVALLHAPAELGYAPLTVPLVNVRATLARLRQGGSVTAADAAQIEAAAGQIFYKRRTWAAIIAGAELRAACDRAALAARLQQEMVDQKRADALALFDAVRTQPAERRGERPGWAFKSTSMWKVLLNQPET, encoded by the coding sequence ATGAAGATCGTCTTCGTCGGTCCGACCGTCCCCGATGCGCGCGAACTCGCCGGTGCGGCTTTCGCGGTCGATCCACCGGCGATGCAGGGCGATATCCTGCGCGCCGCACGCGCCGGCGCGACGGTCATCGGTCTTGTCGACGGAAATTTCGAACATGTGGCGCCGGTCTGGCACAAGGAGATCCTGTTCGCTCTTTCGCAAGGCGTACGGGTCTTTGGCGCGGCGAGCATGGGTGCCTTGCGCGCCGCTGAATGTGCGCCCTTCGGAATGGTAGGGATCGGAGAAATATATCGCCAGTATGCCGCAGGCGAGCTCACGGACGACTCGGATGTGGCCCTGCTTCACGCTCCCGCCGAGCTCGGCTATGCGCCCCTGACGGTCCCGCTGGTAAATGTGCGCGCAACGCTCGCGCGCCTCAGGCAAGGCGGCTCGGTTACGGCTGCGGATGCGGCGCAGATCGAGGCGGCAGCCGGGCAGATATTCTACAAGCGGCGCACATGGGCTGCGATCATTGCCGGTGCAGAACTTCGGGCGGCTTGCGATCGCGCCGCCTTGGCCGCTAGGCTGCAGCAGGAGATGGTCGACCAGAAGCGCGCCGACGCCCTCGCGCTTTTCGACGCGGTACGGACTCAGCCGGCCGAACGGCGCGGCGAGAGACCCGGCTGGGCTTTCAAATCGACAAGTATGTGGAAGGTTTTGCTTAATCAACCTGAGACGTAG
- a CDS encoding CmpA/NrtA family ABC transporter substrate-binding protein encodes MAATADITLGFLPLFDSAVLVAASEKGFITDEGLSVQLVRETSWANIRDRIAVGHFQAAHMLAPMPIASNLGLTPLSLDLVAPFALGLGGNAVTVSRDLWERMVAEDAGPGTDPSANGAALRRVVARRRDAGAPPLRFAVVHPFSGHNYELRYWLAGCGIDPESHVEIVVVPPPLMVDALSAGAIDGFCVGEPWNSVAVARHAGHIATAKASIWRLSPEKVLGVSARFAAENRPALDALLRALYRSSMWCGESANHEELAALMSSPAYLDLPRKMLMPILTGRLMLGDGATGDIPEFFVPHAKGATFPWQSHALWFYSQMVRWGHTPHSAALAERARDTYRPDIYRQALKPIAAPMPGANMKVEGALTVAAPVGASERGLVLGPDGFFDGRIFDPDRLDAYLASQR; translated from the coding sequence ATGGCTGCCACCGCCGACATCACTCTTGGCTTCCTGCCGCTCTTCGACAGCGCCGTGCTGGTCGCCGCCAGCGAAAAAGGCTTCATCACCGACGAGGGCCTGTCGGTGCAACTCGTCCGGGAAACCTCCTGGGCCAATATCCGCGATCGGATCGCCGTCGGCCATTTCCAGGCCGCCCACATGCTGGCTCCGATGCCGATCGCATCCAATCTCGGCCTCACGCCGCTGTCGCTGGACCTCGTGGCGCCCTTTGCGCTCGGACTTGGCGGCAACGCGGTGACGGTCTCGCGCGACCTTTGGGAACGCATGGTCGCCGAAGATGCCGGCCCCGGCACCGACCCGAGCGCCAATGGCGCAGCGCTGAGGCGGGTCGTCGCACGCCGCCGCGACGCGGGCGCGCCGCCACTGCGTTTTGCCGTCGTCCACCCCTTCTCCGGCCACAACTACGAACTGCGCTATTGGCTCGCGGGCTGCGGCATCGATCCGGAAAGCCACGTGGAGATTGTCGTGGTTCCCCCGCCGCTGATGGTCGATGCGCTTTCGGCTGGCGCCATCGACGGTTTCTGCGTCGGCGAACCGTGGAACAGCGTCGCGGTCGCAAGGCATGCCGGGCATATTGCTACTGCCAAGGCGTCGATCTGGCGGTTGAGCCCGGAAAAGGTGCTCGGCGTTTCGGCCCGGTTCGCCGCCGAAAACCGCCCCGCGCTGGACGCTCTGCTGCGTGCGCTCTACCGAAGTTCGATGTGGTGCGGCGAAAGCGCAAATCACGAAGAACTCGCGGCGCTGATGAGCAGCCCTGCCTATCTCGACCTGCCACGCAAGATGCTGATGCCGATTCTTACCGGCCGGCTGATGCTCGGCGATGGCGCGACAGGCGACATTCCAGAGTTCTTTGTCCCGCACGCCAAGGGTGCGACCTTTCCCTGGCAGAGCCACGCCCTCTGGTTCTACAGCCAGATGGTGCGGTGGGGACACACGCCGCATTCGGCCGCGCTTGCTGAGCGTGCACGCGACACCTACCGGCCCGACATCTACCGACAGGCGCTGAAGCCGATCGCCGCGCCGATGCCCGGCGCCAATATGAAGGTCGAAGGCGCCTTGACCGTGGCGGCGCCGGTTGGCGCTTCGGAAAGAGGGCTCGTTCTGGGCCCCGACGGCTTTTTCGACGGCCGGATCTTCGACCCGGACCGGCTCGACGCCTACCTGGCGAGCCAGCGCTGA
- a CDS encoding ABC transporter permease, whose product MTQAITMADLKRARRERLFQRINKAAGWLNVLGLGWVTPILRMAAGDNVAEQMSEIRRVLLVPLAGILCFLALWGILAPKVQTSLGAIPGPAAVFGQANVLLQDHFAERSKATAFYARQDERNAKLVADGKADQVKHRVFTGKPTYIDQITTSLMTVGLGFVIATLVAVPLGIASGLSKTINGAINPLIQIFKPVSPLAWLPIVTMVVSALYADPSSLLPKSLVISAVTVTLCSLWPMLINTALGVASIDKDLVNVGKVLQLSTATTIRKLVLPSALPLIFTGLRLSLGVGWMVLIAAEMLAQNPGLGKFVWDEFQNGSSDSLARIMVAVLTIGIIGFVLDRVMYALQSAFTFSSNR is encoded by the coding sequence ATGACTCAAGCGATCACCATGGCTGACCTGAAACGCGCGCGACGAGAGCGTCTGTTTCAGCGGATCAATAAAGCCGCCGGCTGGCTCAATGTGCTTGGCCTCGGCTGGGTGACCCCGATCCTGCGCATGGCGGCTGGCGACAATGTCGCCGAACAGATGTCCGAGATTCGCAGGGTTTTGCTGGTGCCGCTCGCCGGCATCCTGTGCTTCCTCGCCCTCTGGGGCATTCTTGCCCCGAAGGTTCAAACCTCGCTTGGCGCCATTCCCGGCCCGGCCGCCGTCTTCGGCCAGGCGAACGTGCTTCTGCAGGATCATTTCGCGGAACGGAGCAAGGCAACGGCTTTCTATGCCCGGCAGGACGAACGCAACGCCAAGCTCGTTGCCGACGGCAAGGCCGATCAGGTGAAGCATCGCGTGTTCACCGGCAAGCCGACCTATATCGACCAGATCACGACATCGCTGATGACGGTTGGACTCGGCTTCGTGATTGCGACGCTGGTCGCCGTGCCGCTCGGGATAGCCTCGGGTCTCTCCAAGACGATCAATGGCGCCATCAACCCGCTGATCCAGATCTTCAAGCCGGTCTCGCCGCTGGCCTGGCTGCCCATCGTCACCATGGTCGTCTCGGCACTTTACGCCGATCCGTCGAGCCTGCTGCCGAAGTCGCTGGTGATCTCGGCCGTTACCGTCACCCTCTGTTCGCTGTGGCCGATGCTGATCAATACGGCCCTCGGCGTCGCCTCGATCGACAAGGATCTGGTGAATGTCGGCAAGGTCCTGCAGCTTTCGACAGCGACGACGATCCGCAAGCTGGTTCTGCCTTCCGCCCTTCCGTTGATCTTCACCGGGCTCAGGCTTTCGCTCGGCGTGGGCTGGATGGTGCTGATCGCGGCCGAGATGCTCGCGCAGAATCCCGGCCTCGGAAAGTTCGTCTGGGACGAGTTCCAGAACGGTTCCTCCGACTCGCTCGCCCGCATCATGGTCGCGGTGCTCACGATCGGCATCATCGGCTTCGTTCTGGACCGGGTCATGTACGCCCTCCAGTCCGCCTTCACCTTCTCGTCGAACCGGTAG